In Papaver somniferum cultivar HN1 chromosome 1, ASM357369v1, whole genome shotgun sequence, a genomic segment contains:
- the LOC113284964 gene encoding probable pectinesterase/pectinesterase inhibitor 51 → MANITIFILFFCFLFSVRGDHLQKQSHHKQTHISKPDNITASTATVAATDIINQVCNATRFPNTCKTTLTKAGNLSSSSPVDIIKASFSISAHKLRKSKKLVKTILDASSGNQNRSVAAQNCLKVLQFSEYRFSLAANTLPRGKLKDARAWTSAALLYQVDCWSALSKVNDSPTVNDTVNFMNWLTELTSNVLSMLVSYDRFGNETGSWKPPMTERNGVWEMNTGGGIGGVSTKRSFPANLSANVTVCKEKNSESGCYTRIQDAVFAAPDYAEGVGRFVIMIKEGVYSETVRIPLKKRNVVFLGDGMGKTVITGSLNVGQPGVSTYNTATVGVLGDGFMARNITFENTAGPDAHQAVAFRSDSDQSIIENCEFLGHQDTLYARALRQLYNSCRIQGTVDFIFGNSAAVFQNSVILIRPRQLSPEHGETNAVSAHGRTDPGQSTGFIFQNCLINGTDEYMKLYYENPKVHRNYLGRPWKEYSRTVFIDCHLESLIAPEGWMPWDGDYALSTLYYGESDNSGPGANSSLRVPWSSQIPSEYVSTYSLGNFIQSGEWMSSSS, encoded by the exons ATGGCAAACATCACcattttcatcctcttcttctgttTCCTCTTCTCAGTTCGTGGGGATCATCTTCAAAAACAATCACATCACAAACAGACCCACATTTCAAAACCGGATAACATTACAGCTTCAACAGCAACAGTCGCAGCAACAGATATAATCAACCAAGTTTGTAATGCAACAAGGTTCCCAAATACATGCAAAACAACTTTAACCAAGGCAGGTAACCTCTCATCATCATCACCCGTTGATATAATCAAAGCTTCATTTTCAATCTCCGCACATAAACTCAGAAAATCCAAAAAACTAGTGAAAACCATCTTGGATGCATCTTCCGGCAACCAGAACCGGTCTGTTGCCGCACAAAACTGCTTAAAGGTGCTTCAGTTCTCGGAATACCGCTTTTCATTAGCGGCCAATACACTGCCACGTGGAAAACTGAAAGACGCACGTGCATGGACGAGCGCTGCGCTTTTGTACCAGGTCGATTGCTGGTCGGCTCTGTCGAAAGTCAACGATAGTCCGACGGTCAACGATACGGTTAACTTCATGAACTGGCTGACTGAGTTGACAAGTAATGTTCTTAGCATGTTGGTTAGTTACGACCGTTTTGGTAATGAAACCGGTTCATGGAAACCACCGATGACAGAGAGAAATGGCGTATGGGAAATGAATACCGGTGGTGGTATTGGTGGCGTCAGTACTAAAAGAAGTTTTCCGGCTAATTTATCGGCGAACGTAACCgtatgtaaagaaaagaactcaGAGTCAGGGTGCTACACAAGAATACAGGACGCAGTTTTTGCGGCACCGGATTATGCCGAAGGAGTCGGAAGATTTGTGATCATGATTAAAGAAGGTGTTTATAGTGAAACTGTTAGAATTCCATTGAAGAAGAGAAATGTAGTATTTCTAGGAGATGGCATGGGCAAAACTGTGATAACTGGTTCTTTAAATGTTGGGCAACCAGGAGTCTCTACGTATAACACCGCCACCGTCG GAGTCTTAGGTGATGGATTTATGGCTCGCAATATCACATTTGAGAACACAGCCGGACCTGATGCACACCAAGCTGTTGCATTCCGATCAGACAGTGACCAATCTATTATTGAGAATTGCGAGTTCCTCGGCCACCAGGATACGCTTTATGCTAGAGCGTTGCGTCAATTATACAACTCGTGTCGTATTCAAGGAACTGTGGATTTCATTTTTGGCAACTCAGCTGCAGTTTTTCAGAACTCGGTTATTTTAATCCGGCCGCGGCAGCTATCACCTGAGCATGGTGAGACGAATGCAGTATCAGCTCATGGGCGGACGGATCCTGGTCAGTCGACTGGATTTATTTTTCAGAATTGTTTGATTAATGGTACAGATGAGTACATGAAATTGTACTATGAGAATCCTAAAGTTCATCGGAACTATTTGGGTAGACCGTGGAAGGAGTACTCGAGAACCGTCTTCATTGACTGTCACTTGGAATCTCTAATTGCCCCTGAAGGATGGATGCCATGGGACGGTGATTACGCATTATCTACGTTATATTACGGGGAGTCGGACAATTCAGGTCCTGGGGCAAATTCTTCCCTGAGGGTTCCTTGGAGTAGTCAAATTCCTTCAGAGTATGTCAGCACTTATTCCTTGGGAAATTTCATTCAATCAGGCGAGTGGATGTCCTCGTCTTCTTGA